From the Oryzihumus leptocrescens genome, one window contains:
- a CDS encoding replication initiator: MTDTGRSSLASSPASFPGFGEEAGLDLSVPNARVAGEIANRLVSRGFREWSDALARVGNCVNPIRLRGRSITVDKRTGEVVGTYSSEHEHNGVTLIRCGNRRASECPACSRIYAADMFHLIRTGVTGGKGVPDTVSENPLVFATVTAPSFGLVHGLRENGRPCRARSGNPRCQHGRPLTCMKVHAEGDPALGQPLCADCYDYESHIVWQWWAPELWRRFTIALRRVIAHALGVPATRLGDHATLQYAKVAEYQLRGLIHFHTLARLDGPKTDGGFAPAPDLIGAARLAELIAEAAASVRFTAPPMFDGDASRVLAFGAQVDSRAVRTSRRTDDPDQALSAEQVAGYLAKYSTKSATDTAATGNAHLRRIRATARDLADAAHLHTAEATGGDVDAMAEAPYALLGKWVHMLGFRGHFASKSRRYSVTLGGLRRARRRAQSLIQEAKAEGRPLDLASMEADLMADDAEETTLVLGQWEFLGTGWATEGETVLATAAAARAREYDQYKAQVRRNGKNR, from the coding sequence ATGACTGACACGGGCCGCTCCAGCCTGGCTTCCTCGCCCGCCTCGTTTCCGGGGTTTGGCGAGGAGGCCGGGCTGGACCTGTCCGTGCCCAATGCACGGGTCGCCGGGGAGATCGCCAACCGGCTCGTCTCGCGGGGCTTCCGGGAGTGGTCCGACGCGCTGGCTCGGGTCGGCAACTGCGTCAACCCGATCCGCCTGCGCGGCCGCTCGATCACGGTCGACAAGCGCACCGGCGAGGTCGTTGGCACCTACTCCAGCGAGCACGAGCACAACGGGGTCACCCTGATCCGCTGCGGCAACCGGCGTGCCAGTGAGTGCCCGGCCTGTTCGCGGATCTACGCCGCGGACATGTTCCACCTCATCCGGACTGGGGTGACCGGTGGCAAGGGCGTCCCCGACACCGTGAGCGAGAACCCGCTGGTGTTCGCCACGGTCACCGCCCCGTCGTTCGGGCTGGTCCACGGGCTACGGGAGAACGGCCGCCCCTGCCGCGCCCGGTCGGGCAACCCCCGCTGTCAGCACGGCCGCCCACTCACCTGCATGAAGGTCCACGCGGAGGGCGACCCCGCACTGGGGCAGCCGCTCTGCGCCGACTGCTACGACTACGAGTCCCACATCGTCTGGCAGTGGTGGGCCCCCGAGCTCTGGCGCCGGTTCACCATCGCTCTGCGCCGCGTGATCGCGCACGCCCTCGGCGTCCCCGCCACACGGCTCGGAGACCACGCGACGCTGCAGTACGCCAAGGTCGCCGAGTACCAGCTGCGGGGCCTGATCCACTTCCACACCTTGGCCCGCCTCGACGGCCCGAAGACCGACGGCGGCTTCGCCCCGGCTCCGGACCTCATCGGCGCGGCCCGCCTCGCCGAGCTGATCGCCGAGGCCGCCGCCTCGGTCCGGTTCACTGCCCCGCCGATGTTCGACGGCGACGCCTCCCGGGTGCTGGCCTTCGGTGCCCAGGTCGACTCCCGCGCGGTGCGGACCTCCCGGCGCACCGACGACCCCGATCAGGCCTTGTCCGCCGAGCAGGTCGCCGGTTACCTCGCGAAGTACTCGACCAAGTCCGCCACGGACACGGCCGCGACCGGGAATGCACACCTGCGCCGCATCCGGGCCACCGCGCGTGACCTCGCCGACGCCGCCCACCTGCACACCGCCGAGGCAACCGGGGGAGACGTCGACGCCATGGCCGAGGCTCCGTACGCGCTGCTGGGCAAGTGGGTGCACATGCTCGGCTTCCGGGGTCACTTCGCATCCAAGTCGCGTCGGTACTCGGTCACGTTGGGTGGCCTGCGCCGGGCCCGTCGCCGCGCCCAGTCCCTCATCCAAGAGGCCAAGGCCGAGGGCCGGCCCCTCGATCTCGCCTCGATGGAAGCCGACCTCATGGCCGACGACGCCGAGGAGACCACGTTGGTCCTCGGACAGTGGGAGTTCCTGGGCACCGGGTGGGCCACCGAGGGCGAGACCGTGCTCGCGACGGCCGCAGCTGCGCGCGCCCGTGAGTACGACCAGTACAAGGCGCAGGTCCGCAGGAACGGCAAGAACCGATGA
- a CDS encoding plasmid replication, integration and excision activator, which produces MAIQQRIPVAFEGIFPAGAYMVGEVEALEDYDALVAAKNAGKEPGDIQLRDKVTGLRVWQVRVVDADPEARKGETELVIKIGAEVQPVPPPKMDGLPFRPVVFEGLTLTTWIDESRSRPKVAYSIRATAMAAPKGKGTSQPSGNGNASGSAKAAA; this is translated from the coding sequence ATGGCAATTCAGCAGCGGATCCCGGTGGCGTTCGAGGGCATCTTCCCGGCCGGGGCGTACATGGTCGGCGAGGTCGAGGCCTTGGAGGACTACGACGCGTTGGTGGCAGCGAAGAACGCCGGCAAGGAGCCCGGTGACATCCAGCTGCGGGACAAGGTCACCGGACTCCGGGTCTGGCAGGTCCGGGTGGTCGATGCGGACCCGGAGGCCCGCAAGGGTGAGACCGAGCTGGTGATCAAGATCGGCGCGGAGGTGCAGCCGGTGCCGCCGCCGAAGATGGATGGGCTGCCGTTCCGGCCGGTGGTCTTCGAGGGGCTGACCCTGACGACGTGGATCGATGAGTCCCGGTCCCGGCCCAAGGTGGCCTACTCGATCCGGGCCACCGCGATGGCCGCCCCGAAGGGCAAGGGCACGTCCCAGCCCAGCGGTAACGGCAACGCCAGCGGCAGTGCCAAGGCGGCGGCCTGA
- a CDS encoding FtsK/SpoIIIE domain-containing protein has protein sequence MDARAAAALSARTARFLWAVLRAALVWVRGHLRWVLTLVGFAVILRLLGNQIGSREVLALAFGPALVAAVWSTCSPMSYERLCAGPARRARWRRWIRKNWPHLSRECGLSVSRATKARTFGLVPKEGSRFVASQSQTVTVWSHPRLMDVTTVGSLLRLTIRTRTGQTVQDLENAAAPLAAAAGAHAYRCVQMTPSAVEVVLVMRDSLSQARPAELPEAAHLNAVTLGRRQDGTPWHLTVTGRHTLVVGCSGSGKGSVFWGVCAGLAPAVRAGLVRLWGVDLKRGVEVGMGRGMFAAVATNPSEAVALLTRLLAVLEERGNRMAGITRLHQPTQADPLHVLAIDELAVLTAYTDPETKKEASRLLAEILTQGRALGVVVLACVQDPRKEVVGLRGLFTQTIALRLRSAEETRMVLGDGIATIAPAHRISPAMPGTAWVVEEDGSADRVRADWWSDQLVRQVAARHPAPVVEDLLAARGGQGKTHTCDVPASDSVGVRAAPVPGKRTSQMPQKERRPRASRTSRTSQRGTSDDGSSAA, from the coding sequence GTGGATGCTCGGGCCGCCGCTGCGTTGTCGGCCCGTACGGCTCGGTTCCTCTGGGCTGTCCTGCGGGCTGCTCTGGTCTGGGTGCGCGGACACCTGCGCTGGGTGCTCACCCTCGTCGGATTCGCAGTCATCCTGCGGCTGCTTGGCAACCAGATCGGCTCGCGGGAGGTGCTGGCCCTGGCCTTCGGCCCCGCCTTGGTCGCGGCAGTCTGGTCGACGTGCTCACCCATGAGCTACGAGCGTCTGTGCGCTGGTCCGGCTCGTCGGGCGCGGTGGCGTCGGTGGATCCGGAAGAACTGGCCGCACCTCTCCCGGGAGTGTGGCCTCTCGGTCTCTCGCGCCACGAAGGCCCGCACGTTCGGGCTCGTCCCCAAGGAGGGGTCCCGGTTCGTGGCCTCCCAGTCCCAGACGGTGACTGTGTGGTCGCATCCGCGGCTGATGGACGTCACCACGGTGGGGTCGTTGCTTCGGCTGACGATCCGCACCCGCACCGGACAGACCGTTCAGGACCTCGAGAACGCGGCCGCACCACTCGCTGCCGCTGCGGGCGCCCACGCCTACCGGTGTGTCCAGATGACGCCCTCGGCGGTCGAGGTCGTCCTGGTCATGCGGGACTCGCTTTCGCAGGCCCGCCCGGCCGAACTGCCGGAGGCGGCGCACCTCAACGCCGTCACGCTGGGTAGACGACAGGACGGCACCCCGTGGCACCTGACTGTGACCGGGCGGCACACCCTCGTCGTCGGGTGCTCCGGTTCGGGCAAGGGCTCGGTCTTTTGGGGTGTCTGCGCCGGCCTCGCTCCGGCTGTGCGGGCTGGGCTGGTGCGGTTGTGGGGCGTGGACCTCAAGCGCGGGGTCGAGGTCGGCATGGGTCGCGGCATGTTCGCCGCCGTCGCGACCAACCCCAGTGAGGCGGTGGCCCTGCTGACCCGACTGCTGGCCGTCCTCGAGGAGCGCGGGAACCGGATGGCCGGCATCACCCGGCTCCACCAGCCGACCCAGGCCGACCCACTGCACGTCCTGGCGATCGACGAGCTGGCCGTCCTGACCGCCTACACAGACCCGGAGACGAAGAAGGAGGCCTCCCGGCTGCTGGCCGAGATCCTGACCCAAGGCCGGGCGTTGGGCGTGGTGGTCCTGGCGTGTGTGCAGGACCCGCGCAAGGAGGTCGTCGGCCTGCGCGGCTTGTTCACCCAGACCATCGCCCTGCGCCTGCGCTCGGCCGAGGAGACCCGCATGGTCCTCGGCGACGGCATCGCCACCATTGCTCCGGCGCACCGGATCAGCCCCGCCATGCCCGGCACCGCGTGGGTCGTCGAGGAGGACGGCAGTGCGGATCGTGTTCGCGCGGACTGGTGGTCAGATCAACTGGTGCGACAGGTCGCGGCCCGCCACCCGGCCCCGGTCGTCGAGGACCTCCTCGCCGCGCGTGGGGGACAGGGGAAGACCCACACGTGCGACGTTCCTGCTTCGGACTCGGTCGGGGTGCGGGCCGCGCCTGTGCCGGGGAAGCGTACGTCACAAATGCCCCAAAAGGAACGCCGGCCCCGGGCGTCTCGTACGTCCCGCACATCCCAGCGCGGCACCTCCGACGACGGCAGCAGCGCGGCATGA
- a CDS encoding helix-turn-helix transcriptional regulator has product MDSEWNVREPLLNVQQVADYLGVCKRTVYNLRNEGNFAPGTKIGRKVMWRESVLKAWLEEATEAPGESAVYKFRSAG; this is encoded by the coding sequence ATGGACAGCGAATGGAATGTGCGGGAGCCCCTGCTGAACGTGCAGCAGGTGGCCGACTACCTGGGCGTCTGCAAGCGGACGGTCTACAACCTTCGCAACGAGGGCAACTTCGCGCCGGGGACCAAGATCGGCCGGAAGGTCATGTGGCGCGAATCGGTCCTCAAAGCCTGGCTCGAGGAAGCCACCGAGGCGCCGGGGGAGTCGGCGGTCTACAAGTTCCGGAGCGCCGGGTGA